One Cervus canadensis isolate Bull #8, Minnesota chromosome 1, ASM1932006v1, whole genome shotgun sequence genomic window carries:
- the HCAR1 gene encoding hydroxycarboxylic acid receptor 1, with translation MANRSCCLIQGYHMPEVMPPLLILAFVLGILGNGVALCGFCFHMKTWKPSTIYLFNLAIADFLLMICLPFRTDYYLRQRQWAFEDIACRVALFMLAMNRAGSIVFLTVVAVDRYFKVVHPHHMINTISNWTAVGIVCALWTLVILGTLYLLMENHLCVQEKVVACESFIMVSANGWHDVMFQLEFFLPLGIILFCSFKIIWSLKQRQHLARQSRMKKPIRFIMMVAVVFIACYLPSALARLYFLWTVPSSACNPSVHVALHVTLSFTYINSMLDPLVYYFSSPSYPKFYTKLKICTLRPRCPGCFKRPEGMPTSNLCCNSCISVANSFQSQSEVQ, from the coding sequence ATGGCCAACAGGTCGTGCTGCCTCATCCAGGGGTACCACATGCCCGAGGTGATGCCGCCACTGCTAATCCTCGCCTTTGTGCTTGGCATCCTGGGCAATGGCGTAGCCCTCTGTGGTTTCTGCTTTCACATGAAGACCTGGAAGCCGAGCACTATTTACCTGTTCAACTTGGCCATAGCCGACTTCCTTCTGATGATATGCCTGCCCTTTCGGACAGACTACTACCTCAGACAGAGGCAATGGGCATTTGAGGATATTGCTTGTCGAGTGGCGCTCTTCATGCTGGCCATGAACAGGGCTGGGAGCATTGTCTTCCTCACAGTGGTGGCTGTGGACCGGTATTTTAAAGTGGTCCACCCCCACCATATGATAAACACCATCTCCAACTGGACTGCAGTTGGCATCGTCTGTGCCCTTTGGACCCTGGTCATCCTGGGGACTCTGTATCTTCTGATGGAGAATCATCTGTGTGTGCAAGAGAAGGTCGTAGCTTGTGAGAGCTTCATCATGGTGTCGGCCAACGGCTGGCATGATGTCATGTTCCAGCTGGAGTTCTTTCTGCCCCTTGGCATCATCTTGTTCTGCTCCTTCAAGATCATTTGGAGCCTCAAGCAGAGGCAGCATCTGGCCAGGCAGAGTCGGATGAAGAAGCCTATTCGTTTCATCATGATGGTGGCGGTGGTGTTTATTGCCTGCTACCTGCCCAGCGCGTTGGCCAGACTGTATTTCCTCTGGACAGTGCCTTCCAGCGCCTGCAATCCATCCGTCCATGTGGCCCTCCACGTCACCCTCAGCTTCACCTACATAAACAGCATGCTGGATCCCCTGGTGTATTATTTTTCAAGTCCCTCATACCCCAAATTCTACACCAAACTCAAAATCTGCACTTTGAGACCTAGGTGTCCAGGATGCTTCAAGAGGCCAGAGGGGATGCCCACTTCCAACCTTTGTTGCAACAGTTGCATCAGTGTGGCAAATAGCTTCCAAAGCCAGTCTGAGGTGCAGTGA